A portion of the Gadus macrocephalus chromosome 10, ASM3116895v1 genome contains these proteins:
- the LOC132465717 gene encoding uncharacterized protein LOC132465717 isoform X5 — protein MVVKQKIEECSMLRLKLEQAENKLREQNGTWGKMEDETYTAGPIMPELNVDEPDDWCAPLGCENVVDPGPSTSHGPREDRSSSLCSLSVSLWRLPVIKQEVEDDAYQLDGPLSGAFSDEGPQKNLEHTEDQKMPLSTTKQSRPRSSQATRSRNGSIKMKTEQPMNRTEKVKMEVPNTEKAKGKKRTLQAIKLEPEPMEDKSVNKKYRCKFCGKFFDTEVGRSVHLRIHKKCTGCQKMFRYPSHLQLHKKKCTGVQGDTGLDTARDTGLDTARDTARDTARDTARDTARQTARETARETARETARETARQTARETARQTARDTARDTARETARETARDTARETARATARETSRETSRVTKKSICLRKRRRLSPGEDPSILLVKTQEADRKKRAQKRSKESASPSTKRAKSFLCTNCHKSFCSIVWLKNHLSKHLPCPKCKQIFCSRYFLKTHIYKDHPKKPDKTLEPSEAVHRELAAISSKEKSSELGAVSSKTTGSELGAVSSKTTGSELGAVSSKEKHSELGTVSSKTTGSELGTVSSKTTGSELGAVSSKTTGSELGAVSSKEKHSELGAVSSKTTGSELGAVSSKTTGSELGAVSSKEKHSELGTVSSKTTGSELGAVSSKEKHSELGTVSSKTTGSELGAVSSKEKHSELGTVSSKTTGSELGAVSSKEKHSELGTVSSKTTGSELGAVSSKEKHSELGTVSSKTTVSELGAVSSKIKGSELGSVSSKLKHSELDAVSSKLKHSELGAISSKEKRELGAVSSKERSRELGAISSKTKCSELGAFSSKPKHTELGSVSSKEKQSELGAISSKVNHIEFGAVSSEVKHIELGAVSSKEKREVDAVPSKERSRELGAVSSKTEGTELGAFSSKESLGAVSPKEKQCCEDDSKNLFG, from the exons TGGTGGTGAAGCAGAAGATAGAGGAATGTTCCATGCTGCGGTTAAAGCTGGAGCAGGCTGAGAACAAACTGAGAGAACAAAATGGAACGTGGGGCAAAATGGAAGACGAAACATACACTGCCGGACCAATCATGCCCGAGTTAAATGTCGATG AACCCGACGACTGGTGTGCTCCCCTGGGCTGTGAGAACGTAGTGGACCCGGGGCCCTCCACCAGTCATGGGCCCAGAGAGGACCGAAGCAGCTCTCTGTGCTCGTTGTCTGTGTCCCTGTGGCGCTTGCCAGTCATCAAACAAGAG GTGGAGGATGATGCCTACCAGCTTGACGGACCTTTGAGTG GTGCATTTTCAGATGAAGGCCCACAAAAAAACCTTGAACACACCGAGGATCAAAAGATGCCTTTGTCGACCACAAAACAAAGCCGCCCACGTAGCAGTCAGGCAACTAGAAGTCGAAACGGATCAATCAAGATGAAGACTGAACAGCCAATGAATCGCACAGAAAAGGTAAAGATGGAGGTCCCAAACACAGAAAAGGCTAAAGGTAAGAAAAGAACCTTGCAAGCTATTAAATTGGAACCCGAGCCGATGGAAGACAAAAGCGTGAACAAGAAGTACCGTTGCAAGTTCTGCGGCAAATTCTTCGACACAGAGGTGGGCCGCAGTGTTCACCTGAGGATCCATAAGAAGTGTACCGGATGCCAGAAGATGTTCCGATACCCAAGCCACCTTCAGTTACATAAGAAGAAATGTACAGGTGTCCAGGGAGATACCGGTCTGGATACCGCTCGGGATACCGGTCTGGATACCGCTCGGGATACCGCTCGGGATACCGCTCGGGATACCGCTCGGGATACCGCTCGGCAAACCGCTCGGGAAACCGCTCGGGAAACCGCTCGGGAAACCGCTCGGGAAACCGCTCGGCAAACCGCTCGGGAAACCGCTCGGCAAACCGCTCGGGATACCGCTCGGGATACCGCTCGGGAAACCGCTCGGGAAACCGCTCGGGATACCGCTCGGGAAACCGCTCGGGCTACCGCTCGGGAAACCAGTCGGGAAACCAGTCGGGTAACCAAGAAAAGCATATGCCTCAGAAAAAGACGGAGGCTTTCACCCGGAGAGGACCCATCCATTTTGCTCGTTAAAACCCAGGAAGCCGACAGGAAAAAGAGGGCTCAGAAACGCTCCAAAGAGAGCGCTAGCCCTAGCACCAAAAGGGCCAAGTCGTTTCTCTGTACAAACTGTCACAAGAGCTTTTGTTCGATTGTATGGCTGAAAAACCACCTTTCAAAACATTTACCTTGCCCCAAATGCAAGCAGATATTCTGCTCGAGATACTTtctaaaaacacacatttacaaagaTCACCCCAAAAAGCCTGATAAAACGTTGGAGCCTTCTGAGGCTGTTCATAGGGAATTGGCTGCCATTTCATCCAAGGAAAAATCTAGTGAATTGGGTGCTGTTTCATCCAAGACAACAGGTAGTGAATTGGGTGCTGTTTCATCCAAGACAACGGGTAGTGAATTGGGTGCTGTTTCATCCAAGGAAAAGCATAGTGAATTGGGCACTGTTTCATCCAAGACAACAGGTAGTGAATTGGGCACTGTTTCATCCAAGACAACAGGTAGTGAATTGGGTGCTGTTTCATCCAAGACAACAGGTAGTGAATTGGGTGCTGTTTCATCCAAGGAAAAGCATAGTGAATTGGGTGCTGTTTCATCCAAGACAACAGGTAGTGAATTGGGTGCTGTTTCATCCAAGACAACAGGTAGTGAATTGGGTGCTGTTTCATCCAAGGAAAAGCATAGTGAATTGGGCACTGTTTCATCCAAGACAACAGGTAGTGAATTGGGTGCTGTTTCATCCAAGGAAAAGCATAGTGAATTGGGCACCGTTTCATCCAAGACAACAGGTAGTGAATTGGGTGCTGTTTCATCCAAGGAAAAGCATAGTGAATTGGGCACTGTTTCATCCAAGACAACGGGTAGTGAATTGGGTGCTGTTTCATCCAAGGAAAAGCATAGTGAATTGGGCACCGTTTCATCCAAGACAACAGGTAGTGAATTGGGTGCTGTTTCATCCAAGGAAAAGCATAGTGAATTGGGCACTGTTTCATCCAAGACAACAGTTAGTGAATTGGGTGCTGTTTCATCTAAGATAAAGGGTAGTGAATTGGGTTCTGTTTCATCCAAGTTAAAACATAGTGAGCTGGATGCAGTTTCATCCAAGTTAAAACATAGTGAGTTGGGTGCTATTTCATCCAAAGAAAAACGTGAATTGGGTGCCGTTTCATCCAAAGAAAGATCTAGGGAGTTGGGTGCCATTTCATCCAAGACCAAATGTAGTGAATTGGGTGCTTTCTCATCCAAGCCAAAACATACTGAATTGGGTTCGGTTTcatccaaagaaaaacaaagtgaATTGGGGGCCATTTCTTCCAAGGTAAATCATATTGAATTTGGTGCGGTTTCATCCGAGGTAAAACATATTGAATTGGGTGCGGTTTCATCCAAGGAAAAACGGGAAGTGGATGCTGTTCCATCCAAAGAAAGATCTAGGGAGTTGGGTGCCGTTTCGTCCAAGACGGAAGGTACTGAATTGGGTGCTTTTTCATCCAAGGAAAGTTTGGGTGCCGTTTCACCCAAGGAAAAACAATGTTGTGAAGATGACAGTAAAAATCTGTTTGGGTAA
- the LOC132465725 gene encoding zinc finger and SCAN domain-containing protein 22-like — MESVRTAFHAQLATVMDSLLAAAVCEIAKIFESSLCEQQAELAHKGEEISLLRGKLEHVERRLKVKGGGSDEEGETSAGEGDGYLRQQGVAGAGLSSAKDVSSHSDPADGLAQSLRRLKEEATGQDTASVKHEHAGSRATPGSVAPSEGSLAAGDQRHADPLSAMQAKAKLSHWDQGARSTDHRPLQDQTSPPFLSISQSGRCSPRSDPGLAQPGEWLDGGRGGVSAMETLQAEGTGGCSGPAGASGGTDAPCFRPGFGSDETSNEEEDPSFPFLDQEPENQNSNQNQPQGPAAGQRENRQDPPPGAAPWRARDDRGARGPVAPVRRPASFASRDPLRPQSNAQSHALRLPLALGHAPAPGGGNGRPYTCPYCTKCFTYPSHQRRHLLRHTGVRLHPCQFCDKSFLTPSELTVHTRTHTGERPFGCAQCGKRFARSGNLRAHQRDVHMGKRPFACTECGKRFAHRGNLRVHNHRVHQGEPYYMDDQPEPEMSANPI, encoded by the exons ATGGAGTCCGTGAGGACCGCCTTCCATGCTCAACTGGCCACCGTCATGGACTCGTTGTTGGCAGCTGCTGTGTGCGAGATTGCCAAGATCTTTGAGAGCAGCCTGTGTGAGCAGCAGGCAGAACTGGCACACAAAGGCGAGGAGATCTCTCTGCTCCGGGGAAAGCTTGAACACGTAGAAAGAAGGCTGAAAGTAAAGGGTGGAGGTtcggatgaggagggagagacgtcggcgGGAGAAGGAGATGGCTACCTGAGGCAGCAGGGTGTGGCAGGTGCAG GACTGTCTTCTGCCAAGGACGTGTCCTCACACTCAGACCCAGCCGACGGGCTCGCTCAGAGTCTGCGCCGGCTCAAGGAAGAGGCCACAGGCCAAGACACGGCTTCTGTTAAGCACGAG CATGCGGGATCCAGGGCCACCCCAGGGTCTGTGGCCCCCTCGGAGGGGAGCCTCGCTGCTGGGGACCAGAGACACGCGGACCCCCTGTCTGCCATGCAGGCCAAGGCCAAAT TATCTCACTGGGACCAGGGTGCCCGTAGCACCGACCACCGGCCCCTCCAGGACCAGACATCCCCCCcgttcctctccatctcccagaGCGGCCGCTGTTCGCCCCGGTCGGACCCCGGCCTCGCCCAGCCCGGGGAGTGGCTGGACGGGGGCCGCGGGGGCGTGTCCGCCATGGAGACCCTCCAGGCGGAGGGCACGGGGGGCTGCTCCGGCCCGGCCGGCGCCAGCGGCGGGACGGACGCCCCCTGCTTCCGGCCGGGCTTCGGCTCCGACGAGACGAGCAACGAGGAAGAGGacccctccttccccttcctGGACCAGGAGCCCGAGAACCAGAACTCGAACCAGAACCAGCCCCAAGGGCCGGCGGCGGGGCAGCGGGAGAACCGCCAGGACCCGCCCCCGGGGGCCGCCCCCTGGAGGGCCCGGGACGACCGGGGCGCCAGGGGCCCCGTGGCCCCCGTCCGGCGCCCGGCCTCCTTCGCCAGTAGGGACCCCCTCCGACCCCAGTCGAACGCACAGTCGCACGCACTCCGGCTGCCGCTCGCCCTGGGCCACGCCCCGGCCCCCGGCGGCGGGAACGGGCGGCCCTACACCTGCCCCTACTGCACCAAGTGCTTCACCTACCCGTCGCACCAGCGCCGCCACCTGCTGCGCCACACGGGCGTCCGGCTCCACCCCTGCCAGTTCTGCGACAAGAGCTTCCTGACGCCGTCGGAGCTCACcgtgcacacgcgcacgcacacgggcGAGCGGCCGTTCGGCTGCGCCCAGTGCGGGAAACGCTTCGCCCGCAGCGGGAACCTGAGGGCCCACCAGCGGGACGTGCACATGGGCAAGAGGCCCTTCGCCTGCACCGAGTGCGGCAAGCGCTTCGCCCACCGCGGGAACCTGAGGGTGCACAACCACAGAGTCCACCAGGGGGAGCCCTACTACATGGACGACCAGCCAGAACCTGAAATGAGCGCCAATCCCATTTGA